A stretch of the Cuculus canorus isolate bCucCan1 chromosome 15, bCucCan1.pri, whole genome shotgun sequence genome encodes the following:
- the LOC128853729 gene encoding vasodilator-stimulated phosphoprotein-like — MARPPPPPLPPPPPPRSLAAPEQRSGAAEPGRAANPSPAPPCPASRRPESRGITETAAPGLGSLHRTMDALFLKTI; from the exons ATggcgcggccgccgccgccgccgctgcctcctcctcctcctcctcgctccCTCGCTGCCCCTGAGCAGCGGAGCGGAGCCGCGGAGCCGGGCAGGGCGGCGAAccccagccccgctccgccATGCCCCGCGAGCAGGCGGCCTGAGAGCCGAG GCATTACCGAGACCGCCGCGCCGGGGCTGGGCTCCCTGCACCGCACCATGGACGCCTTATTTTTGAAAACCATCTGA